One stretch of Enterobacter sp. RHBSTW-00994 DNA includes these proteins:
- the ynfE gene encoding selenate/tellurate reductase subunit YnfE, translated as MSEADNHGGISRRTLVKSTAIGSLALAAGGLSLPFGLKTAAAAVQHATRPGEDKVVWGACSVNCGSRCALRLHVRDDEVYWVETDNTGDDIYGDHQVRACLRGRSIRRRINHPDRLNYPMKRVGKRGEGKFERISWDEALNTLTTSLRGVVETYGNEAVYINYSSGIVGGNITRSSPYASLVARLMNCYGGFLSHYGTYSTAQIACAMPYTYGTNAGNSTSDIENSKLVVMFGNNPAETRMSGGGITYYLEQARERSNARMIVIDPRYTDTAAGREDEWVPIRPGTDAALVAGIAWVLIDENLVDQSFLDTYCVGYDEKTLPEGAPANGHYKAYILGQGDDATAKTPEWASRITGIPAERIIKLAREIGTAKPAYICQGWGPQRQANGEQTSRAIAMLPILTGNVGINGGNSGARESTYTITIERMPLPDNPVKTQISCFSWTDAIARGPEMTALRDGVRGKDKLDVPIKFIWNYAGNTIINQHSDINKTHDILQDERKCEMIVVIDNFMTSSAKYADLVLPDLMTVEQEDIIPNDYAGNMGYLIFLQPVTAPKFERKPIYWIMSEVAKRLGPDIHQQFTEGRTQAQWLQYLYAKMLEKDPQLPSYDALKEMGIYKRKDPAGHFVAYKKFRDDPQANPLKTPSGKIEIYSSKLAKIAASWELAEDESITPLPVYASTFEGWDAPERSTFPLQLFGFHFKARTHSSYGNIDVLQAACRQEVWLNPVDAGQRGIKNGDMVRVFNDRGEVRISAKVTPRIMPGVSAMGQGAWHDANMKGDRIDHGACINTLTTHRPSPLAKGNPQHTNLVQIEKA; from the coding sequence ATGTCCGAGGCAGACAACCACGGCGGGATAAGCCGTCGAACGCTGGTCAAATCTACCGCAATAGGCTCACTGGCGCTTGCCGCCGGTGGCCTTTCTCTCCCCTTTGGTCTAAAAACTGCCGCTGCAGCGGTGCAACATGCTACCCGCCCCGGTGAGGATAAAGTCGTCTGGGGAGCCTGTTCCGTAAACTGCGGGAGTCGCTGTGCGCTCCGGTTACACGTGCGTGATGACGAAGTGTACTGGGTTGAGACCGATAATACTGGCGACGATATCTATGGCGATCACCAGGTACGCGCCTGCCTGCGAGGACGTTCCATCCGCCGCCGTATTAATCATCCGGATCGTCTTAACTACCCCATGAAACGCGTTGGCAAACGTGGAGAAGGAAAATTCGAGCGCATCAGTTGGGATGAAGCGCTGAATACCCTGACTACCAGCCTGAGAGGCGTGGTGGAAACCTACGGTAACGAAGCCGTTTACATTAACTACTCCTCCGGCATTGTCGGTGGCAACATTACGCGCTCCTCTCCGTATGCCTCACTGGTCGCACGTCTGATGAACTGCTACGGCGGCTTTCTTAGCCACTATGGCACGTACAGCACTGCACAAATCGCCTGCGCCATGCCGTACACCTACGGCACAAATGCCGGGAACAGTACCTCCGATATTGAGAACAGCAAGCTGGTGGTGATGTTCGGAAATAACCCTGCGGAAACACGCATGAGCGGCGGCGGGATCACCTACTATCTTGAACAGGCACGCGAGCGCTCAAATGCGCGAATGATCGTGATCGATCCTCGTTATACCGACACCGCAGCCGGACGCGAGGATGAGTGGGTCCCTATACGTCCAGGCACTGATGCCGCGCTGGTGGCCGGGATTGCATGGGTTTTGATTGACGAAAATTTGGTCGACCAGTCTTTCCTGGATACCTACTGCGTAGGTTATGACGAGAAAACGCTGCCGGAAGGTGCGCCTGCCAACGGTCACTATAAAGCCTACATTCTGGGCCAGGGTGACGATGCTACCGCCAAAACCCCGGAGTGGGCTTCGCGTATTACGGGTATCCCTGCCGAGCGCATCATTAAACTTGCACGCGAAATTGGGACGGCAAAACCCGCCTATATCTGCCAGGGCTGGGGGCCACAACGTCAGGCCAACGGCGAACAAACCTCGCGCGCTATCGCCATGCTACCCATTCTGACAGGCAACGTAGGGATCAACGGCGGAAACAGTGGGGCACGAGAATCAACCTATACCATCACCATTGAGCGAATGCCGCTGCCGGATAACCCGGTGAAAACCCAGATCTCCTGTTTTAGCTGGACCGACGCCATTGCGCGCGGCCCGGAAATGACGGCATTGCGCGATGGCGTTCGCGGAAAAGATAAGCTTGATGTACCGATCAAGTTCATCTGGAACTATGCCGGTAACACCATCATTAACCAGCATTCGGACATCAACAAAACCCACGACATTTTGCAGGATGAGCGCAAATGCGAAATGATTGTGGTCATCGACAATTTCATGACCTCATCCGCGAAATACGCCGACCTTGTACTGCCCGACCTGATGACCGTGGAACAAGAAGACATCATCCCGAACGATTATGCTGGCAACATGGGGTATCTGATCTTCCTGCAGCCTGTCACCGCACCGAAGTTTGAGCGCAAACCGATTTACTGGATCATGAGCGAAGTGGCGAAACGGCTCGGCCCGGATATTCATCAGCAGTTCACCGAAGGGCGCACTCAGGCACAGTGGCTACAGTATCTGTACGCCAAAATGCTTGAAAAAGATCCCCAATTGCCCTCCTACGACGCACTGAAAGAGATGGGGATTTATAAGCGCAAAGATCCGGCGGGACACTTTGTGGCCTATAAAAAATTCCGCGACGATCCGCAGGCAAATCCACTCAAAACGCCGTCAGGCAAGATTGAGATTTACTCCAGCAAGCTTGCGAAAATCGCGGCATCCTGGGAGCTGGCAGAAGATGAATCCATTACACCACTGCCGGTTTACGCTTCCACGTTTGAAGGCTGGGATGCACCGGAACGCAGTACATTCCCACTACAGTTGTTTGGTTTCCATTTCAAGGCCCGCACCCATTCCAGCTACGGCAATATTGATGTGCTTCAGGCGGCCTGCCGTCAGGAAGTGTGGCTTAATCCGGTGGATGCCGGGCAGCGAGGAATCAAAAACGGCGACATGGTCCGCGTCTTTAACGATCGCGGTGAAGTGCGTATTTCGGCAAAAGTTACTCCTCGCATCATGCCTGGCGTAAGCGCAATGGGCCAGGGCGCATGGCACGACGCCAACATGAAGGGCGATCGCATTGACCATGGCGCCTGTATCAATACCCTGACCACACATCGTCCTTCTCCCCTGGCGAAGGGCAACCCGCAGCACACGAATCTGGTACAGATCGAGAAGGCTTAA
- a CDS encoding DUF1161 domain-containing protein — MKRLPWITALLLMSASPALLAAPDSCERVKSDIQQKIINNGVPEAGFTLNIVPNDQADQPDAQVVGHCASDTFKILYTRTGNAQTSGSQEAPSEPQ; from the coding sequence ATGAAACGGTTACCCTGGATTACCGCCCTGCTGTTGATGAGTGCTTCCCCGGCCCTTCTGGCCGCCCCGGACTCTTGCGAACGCGTGAAAAGTGATATTCAGCAGAAAATTATCAATAATGGCGTCCCAGAGGCAGGCTTCACGCTCAACATAGTTCCGAACGACCAGGCCGATCAACCTGACGCGCAGGTTGTTGGGCATTGTGCGAGTGATACGTTTAAAATTTTATATACCCGCACAGGAAATGCTCAAACGTCGGGTTCTCAGGAAGCACCGAGTGAACCGCAGTGA